The DNA segment GGGGCTCGTGGGCGCGCTCATCGTCCGTCCCCAAGGCCAGCCCAACTGGGCCTATGGCCACCCCGACACGGCCTTCGACCACGAGTACCTTTTCGTCCTGAGCGACATGGATGTGGACGTTCACAACCGGGTCGAGTTCGGGCAAGCCGTGGACAACACCAAATGGTGGCCCGTCTACTGGTTCATCAATGGGCGGACCGGCCCCGACACCATGGCGGCCGACGGGGTTCCGTGGCTTCCTCACCAGCCCTACTCGTGCCTGCCTCGCATGCACCCGGAGGACGTGGTTCTCCTTCGGGTCATCGGGACGGGCCACGACGCCCACCCCTACCACACCCATGGAAACAACCACCTCCTGATCGCCCGGAACGCGCGCCTGTTGGAAAGCGCACCCGGCGCGGGTCCGGATCTCGCCGAATCGAACTTCACCATGTCGGTCCACCCCGGAGAAACCTACGACGCCCTGTTCACCTGGACGGGATACGGACTGGGTTGGGACGTGTACGGCCACACCCTGGGCGTGATCAACCCCGACGCCAACAAGGCGCTTCAAAGCCATGAACTCTACGCCCAATCCGCCCTTGCGGCGCCGTTGGCCTCCGGCGACACCACGATGACCCTCCCCGCCGGGGAAGGCCGCAAATACCCCTACGGATTCCGGGCCATCCTCTGGGATCCGGCCTTTCCCACGCCGGACCACGATCCGAACCGTGAGGTCGTCCTCCTGAGCCACCCGGGGACCTCCGACACCTTCACGATCCTGAGGGCCCAGGAGGGCACGGCGGCTCAGAACTGGGCGGCGGGCACGATCCTCGCCCACACGGATCACGGCGTTCCGGTTCCGGTGGTCCTGCCTGCCCAGCAATCCCTTACCTTCGGCATGTTCTACAGCGGCAGCCCGAACCTCGGCAGCGCCGGCGCCCTTCCACCCGGAGACGGGGGGTTCAACGCAAACGGCGGCCTCTATTTCATGTGGCACTCCCACAACGAGAGGGAGATCGTGAACTTCGACCTCTTCCCGGGAGGCATGCTCACCATGGCCGTGGTGGAGCCCCCCGGCGTGGCCATCCCTTGAGCGGGCGAGAGAAAGGGAGGAGATGAACCCAATGAAGAGAAGGACCCTTTCCCGAACGCTGTCCTGGGCCGCTCTGTTCGCGCTGGCCCTTGTTAGCCAGGCCGCGCGCGCGGAGACCTATTACCTGCGAGCCGCCCAGACCACCCTGAGTCTTCCCGGAGGGGCCACGACCCCCATGTGGGGCTTCGCCCTGGACAGCGGAGCCGCGGTGGACGATGGAACCGTCACCGTTCCCGGCCCGAGGCTCACGGTGTCCCCGGGCCAGTCCCTGACGGTCGTCTTGAAAAACCGCCTGCCCGCCTCCATCCCGGGTGTGACCACCGATGTCTCCATCCTCATCCCCGGGGTTGTTCCGGACGCCGACCTCAATCCCGTAAGAAACGCGGGAGGCCGCATCACGTCCTTCACGCAAGTGACCACCCCCGGCAACAATGGAACCTACACGTGGAGCAACCTGCCCCCCGGCACCTACCTCTACCACAGCGGCACGCACCCCCAGGTCCAGGTCCAGATGGGGCTCTACGGCGCCGTGACAAAGGACAGCGCCGCCGGTGAGGCCTACCCTGGCGTCTTCTATGACCAGGATCTCCTCCTTCTCTTCAGCGAAGTGGATCTGACGCTCCACGCCTCCGTGGACGGAGGCACCTACGGAACGGCGCCGGCTCCCACGAGCACCATGTACTACAAGCCCTCGTATTTCTTGATCAATGGCAAACCCTTTCCGGAAGTCCCTCCCGTTCCGGCCTTCTCGGCGGGGGATCAGGTACTCGTCCGGCTGGTCAACGCCGGTATCGAGACCCACGTTCCGCTCTTCCAGGGCCTTTACGTGCGCCAGGTCGCGGAAACCGGCAACAAGTTGACCTATCCTCGCGATACCTACAGCGTGGTCCTGGGAGCGGGAACGACGGCGGATGCCCTGCTCCTTGGTCCCTCGAGCCAGCTGGGGGGGTGCACCTTCCCGGTTTTCGACCGGGCCATGAACCTGACCAACGCCGCGGCTACGGGGGGCGGGATGCTCACCTACTTGAGCCTGACGGCTGGAGGCCCGCCTCCTCCGCGAGTCGGCGACACCCTCATGGCCGTACAGGGCCCCGGCACGGTCACGCTCACCTGGACGGACATTCCGGAGGCCAACTTCTACAGGGTCTACTCCAGCACCACACCGGGACCGGCTGATTTTACAAACCTCCAAGCCGTTGTCTCGTCCGGGGCCGTGGGTGCCACTCTTTCGCTTCCGCCCGAGCCGCTGGTATTCTTCCAGGTAACGGGATGCGTGACGTGCGGGGCGGAAGGCCCCCAAAAGTAATCCCGACGGAGACCCATGAACCCTACACCCAGAGCTCTTGACCTGGACCGCGGGCCGGAGGAAGTCGGAATCTTCCGGCCCGCCGCGTATTTGCTCTTCCTCCTCGCCCTTGCGGCGGCCCTCGCCTGCGGTGTCCGGAAGCCCCCCGCCGAAGCGCAAGACTACCGGGCACTCCTTGGGATCGAGGTGGAATCCCTGCGCCTGAGCGCCTCGGACATGGTCGTGGACATGCGGTACCGGGTCCTCGACGCCGCCAAGGCCCAGGCCGTGCACAAGAAGGGCCTCACCATTTCCCTCATCGATGAGGCCACCCACTCCGTGCTCAAGGTCCCCAGCCCCGCCTACGTCGGGCCTCTCCGCCAGCGATCCGACAGGATCCAGGAGGGGAAGGTCTACTTCATGCTTTTCGCCAACGGCGGCCGCGTCGTGAAGTCCGGCAACCGCGTGACGCTGGTCCTCGGGGACGTTCGGATTCCGGGCCTGACCGTGGAGTGACGGAAAAGGGGAGCCTTCGAAAACGAGGGGGGCGGCCACCGGCCGCCCCTGTTTCGTTGCAAGAGAAACCCCGCGGGAGCTACTTCCTGCGGTAGGTGATCTCCATCATCCTGAATTCTTTCCCGTCGGGACCGACGTCGTACATTTCCATCACGTGCGTGTCGGCGTCCACGATTTTCAGGACGCTTCGGGTCCGTTTGACCTTGCCCGTCAAGGGGTCGGGATAGGTCTCCACCGAGTTCAGCACTTTCCCCGTGGCGTCGAGGGAAGCTTCGCTGGTCATCATTCCCGTGCTCATGGAGTCGATCCAGAGCCCCGTGAACTTCTGGAAGGTGTTGTCAAATCCGGTCAGGCCCAAGCCCTCGAACGTCTGGCCCATGACCGAGCCCGTAAACTTCTGATGAAGATAGCGCCCCCCGAAGATCATGGTGTTTTCGGAGATTCCCTCGGAAACCTCCGGCTCGCCGGGTCCCATCCAACTCTTTACCGTGGCCTTGAAGGTGCCCACGAGCTGGGCGAGGAAGGCGTGGCCCGGCCCCGGCTGGGCGGCCTTTGCATAGGCCTCCATCATGGCCTGCATCTCCTGGGAGGGCGCGGGTGGCGCTTGACCCTCCTTCTCTTGGGCGCGGGCGGGGGCCGAAACGAGGGCGGCGGCGAGGATCGCGCCGGCGGCGAAGCGGATGACCATAGGTCTCATTGGATTTCTCCTTTGGGCGGCTTGTGCCTGCTCTGTAAAACGGGAAAAACAACGCATTATTCTCCAGTCCCGGAGGCGAATTCCCCGAGGGCGCGAAAGAGAAAGTCGAAGGTCTCTCCATCCACTTGAACGCGCAAGGATGCGCCTCGGGTCACGGCGTATTCGACATAGCCGGGAACCTCACAGGAGCCGTGGCAGTCGGAGGCGTTGGACGGAGACTCGCGGCCGGAGTTCCGGTCGCGCCAGGACAGGCAGGTGCATTCGCCCAGGAGCGATTGGGCCACGGAGCCCGCCAGACGTCGGGCCAGGTCAAAATCGGCTGCCGGCTCCCCGGTCTCGATGCGCATCGTTCGCATGGGGCCCTCCAAAACAGTATGGCGCCGTTCCGCCCCGGGGCGAAAGGGCCCGTTCCACGACGGAGGGGGCCCTCCGGGGAAGAACCAGGGGGGGCTCTACGGTCAAAAAAAGGGGCCCCCGAAGGGGCCCCGTCCAGTCAGAAAGAGGAGGTAAGTTCAGGGCTTCTCGTCGGAGGAGGGGGCGGAAGACGGGGTGGTGTTCCACCAGGTCCCGCCCGGACCGTAGTAGTTGACGAGGTGGTCTGCCAGCTTCACCTCGTCGGCCGTACCGAAGAGGGAGTTGGTCCAGTCGCTGATGACGGGCGTGTCCTGCCAGATCCGGACGTTGCCCCGGTGGCACGCGGTGGCGCAGGCGTTGGGGTTGCCCGTCGCGGTGGCCGAGATCCGCGAGGTCTGGAAGGCGATGGTGTCCTCGGGCCGTGCCGGGTGGAAGCTGTGGTTCACCTGCCGGGCCATGTGGCACGAAACGCAGTTGCCCAGGCCCATATCGCGGTCTTCCATGTACGGGTGGTGGGAATGTTCCTCGGTCTTGGAGCGGATGAGCTCGAAATTCGCGTCGTAGTCCTTGATCATCTGCTTGGTCATGCCGGCGAAGTCGCCGTAACCCGCGTGGCAGGACAGGCAGAAGCTCGGGTTGTGGACGCTGGCGGGGATGTCCGTGACCCCGCTTCGGGTGATCTTGTCGCGGACCTGGGCCGGGTTGCTCGTCTCCGCATGGCTGTTGTGGCAGTCGTTGCACGCAATGCCGTGGCTGCCGGTGTAGTGCGCGCTGCTCATGTACGAATCGATGCGCTCGTACTGGTAGTTGATACCGTCCGGCCACTTGACCGCCTTGGAAAGCTGGTAACTGGAAAGGGCGGCGGGCGGGTTGCTCATGAAGTAGCCCTTATTGTTCACCTCGTCGAAGGGGAATCCCCAGACCTTGTTCGGCGTGGAGGTGACCTGCACGTGGCACTGGAGGCAGGTGGCGCTCCTCTGCTGGTTGTTGGCGATGTCCTTGGGGTTCACGATCTTGGACGGGTCGCCGCCGGCGAGGATGTGGGCCGATCCGGGACCGTGGCAGCTCTCGCAACCGATGTTGGCGAGATCGGGAAGTCCGTCACCATCCAGGTCGGGGTAGTTCGGGCTGTTCTCTGGAACCAAGGAAGCCGGGAAGGGGTTCACGACGTATTCCCCGGCGGCCGTCACCCTGGCCACCCGGACTCCCGTGATGTGGCACCCCGAGCAGTTCTTCAGGTAGTTCTGTCCCTGAAGGGGAACCAGTGCGGCGCTGGTGAGGCCTGGAGCGTACTTGGGGGTGCTCCCGGTGTACCAGTTCGACAGGTTGCTCGAATAAGCCGACCCGGACCAGGAGAAGGGTCCGAAGTAGATGGCGCTGCTAAAACCCGTGGGGCTGTCGCTCACGGGGATGCGGACCATGTACCGCTGTCCGTTCGTGGCGGACATCCCGGCCCACGTGGCCACCACCTGGAGCTGGAGTCCTCCGGGACCGAGCTGGATCCAGTAGGTGTCGTTGGCGGCGTTGTAGGAAAGGATGGGGGCATTGGGTTTGGCGGAATCCAAAGCCGAGGAGATCGCGTTGAAATCGAGCCCCTGCATGAAATCGTCCATGCCGTTCTTGTCGTAGTCGGCGAGGATGCCCTCCCCCGGCTGGAGGGAGTACATGCCCATGGGCTTGCGGAGGGCGTGAGAGTGGTTGGTGTGGCGCCACTCCACCGAATCCCCGTAGGATCCGTGACACGCCAGACAGAACTCCGAGCCCACCATGGTGCCCGCCTGGAGCTGGGCCTTCGTGTAGTACCGAAGGAGGGTCTTCTCGAGGCTCCCATCCCGCTGGGGGGGGACCTGAACGGGACCCGACGCGCCCTTGGCCCGAGAGCCGGCCAGAACGGCCACCGCGGAAGCGGCCACGACGACAGCGATCCAAATGCGGATGTGCTTCATGCAACCCTCCTTACGCTCTAGAAAACCCTGCCCTTCACCGGGTGAGGCGGTCCGGCCGGCGGTCCTGCCCCCGGTCACCTTCAACGCCTACCAAGTTACTTGGCGCAGGGGGCTTCGACAAGGTTTGCTGAGAGCGAAGCGGGCCGTGGGGGGATATCGCGCAGTTTGCCATGATGCGCTAGAGGCTTAAATTCATAGACAACTGGAATCTATGAGTAATTTAGTATAAGAAGGAAGCCTGGAGCACCAGGCGTGCCAATGCGCCATATACCCCTATTGTACCAAGTGATGTAGATGTGGAAGTCGGACCACGGGGGAGGAGCAAGAAGCCTCCCGCGGCGAAAGGGGGAGCCCCGGTTTTCCCTATTCGTCGAACAGCACCGCGCTTCGGTTCGAGCCGTGAACCGCCGTGTGGCAGTTCAGGCAGTTCCGATACCGAGGGCGTGCCAGGTTGTGAAAGGAGGGGACGCGGGTGTGGCACTCCAGACAAAGGTCTGCGGCTTGGCGGCGAAGGAGGAGCCGGGGGTTCGCGGACCCGTGGGGGGTGTGGCAGGAAAGACAGGCGGAGAGGCGCTGGGGCGGATGCGGAAAGACGAAGGGTCCGGCCTTCTCCGAATGGCAATCGAGGCAGACGCCTCCGTCCTGACCCTGGGTCAGGCGTCCCCGTGCCGACAGCCCGTGGACGTCGTGGCAAGCCGTGCAGTCCATAGCCCCGGGACCCTCTCGGTGAGCGTACGGGAGCCGGAAGGCCGCCGCCTCGGCCCGGTGGCAGGAGGCGCACAATTCCCTGGGCGAGGCGGAGAGGAGGGGCTCGGCGGCCGCTGGTTTCATGTGTCCTGCGGCGTGGCAGTCCGAGCAGGCGATGCCCGTCCTCTCGTGGCCGGGTGTCGCGAGGGCTACGGACCCCAGCCGGTCCCCGTGGCAGGTCAGGCAGGCGGACGGACCGGGAACCCTGCGAACGTTCTCGGCGGAAGGTTCTTCGAGGTGGGCGGGCGTGGGACGGTGGCAGGCGGCGCAGGCCGAGGCCAGGACTTCCGGAGAGCGCGCCGCCATGGCGGCGCCGTGGGCCGTCCCCGCAAAGGCCTGGGTGACTTCTTCATGACAGGCGGCGCAGTCCTCCAGGGAGGGCGCTTTCTCCTGGGCCGCGGAGAATCTCGCCGCCAGGACGGCGGCCACCAGTCCGATCAGCCAGGCGAAACGAAGGGCCTTCATCAGAACCTCCACCCGAAGACGATGCCGTACCGAGTAACCTGGAAATCATCCTGAGAACTCCGGTCCTCATCGTACTCGCGCCGCTGAGCGAACACCGAAACGCGCGTGCCCTTGGGGCCTTGGACGGTGGCGCGCGCGTCGCCGATCCACGACGAGGACGGCCAGGTGTGCCCCGAATCCTTCACGCGGAGGATGGAGCCGTCCAGGGAGAGCCTGCCGACGGTAAAGTAGCCGCGAAGACCGACGGTCCAAAGGCCCAGGTCGTAGATCGAAAGGTCGGCCGCGCGGTCGGGCAGGACAATGTCGGTCCGAGAGCGGAGTCGGTTGCGATCCACTTCCAGAGCCACCCCTCCCCGGCCCTTGGGGTCGTCCCAGGCCACCGAGGCCCCGAAAGCGTCGCTCCGACCGTCGAGTCCGCTTTGAGAGGCGGGGGCATCGGTCCGTTCGAAGCGTCCGTGGAGGGAGAAGGACCATCCGCTGTCGAGCCTGGACCGCAGGCGCAGGGTGAGGCGGTCCACCGTTTCGGGGTCGACCCTCAAGACGTACCGCTCGAAGGTGCCTCGCTCGTATTCGCCGCTCAGGGTCAGCCGTCGGCCGGCGCGCCAGGAAGCCCCCAGGCGGTATCCCGATGAATC comes from the Acidobacteriota bacterium genome and includes:
- a CDS encoding multicopper oxidase domain-containing protein; its protein translation is MMNTITHGMPKRSGFRALRWAAAVAAVCGYAAATQAAIPGLTGPNFSLATRDGYISTADGGSVYMWGFAQSGGVMQFPGPTLIVEQGQLVTVTLENTLTVPTSILFPGQEGVEAVGGTPGLLTQEAAASGGTVTYRFVASRPGTYTYYSGTSPELQVEMGLVGALIVRPQGQPNWAYGHPDTAFDHEYLFVLSDMDVDVHNRVEFGQAVDNTKWWPVYWFINGRTGPDTMAADGVPWLPHQPYSCLPRMHPEDVVLLRVIGTGHDAHPYHTHGNNHLLIARNARLLESAPGAGPDLAESNFTMSVHPGETYDALFTWTGYGLGWDVYGHTLGVINPDANKALQSHELYAQSALAAPLASGDTTMTLPAGEGRKYPYGFRAILWDPAFPTPDHDPNREVVLLSHPGTSDTFTILRAQEGTAAQNWAAGTILAHTDHGVPVPVVLPAQQSLTFGMFYSGSPNLGSAGALPPGDGGFNANGGLYFMWHSHNEREIVNFDLFPGGMLTMAVVEPPGVAIP
- a CDS encoding multicopper oxidase domain-containing protein gives rise to the protein MKRRTLSRTLSWAALFALALVSQAARAETYYLRAAQTTLSLPGGATTPMWGFALDSGAAVDDGTVTVPGPRLTVSPGQSLTVVLKNRLPASIPGVTTDVSILIPGVVPDADLNPVRNAGGRITSFTQVTTPGNNGTYTWSNLPPGTYLYHSGTHPQVQVQMGLYGAVTKDSAAGEAYPGVFYDQDLLLLFSEVDLTLHASVDGGTYGTAPAPTSTMYYKPSYFLINGKPFPEVPPVPAFSAGDQVLVRLVNAGIETHVPLFQGLYVRQVAETGNKLTYPRDTYSVVLGAGTTADALLLGPSSQLGGCTFPVFDRAMNLTNAAATGGGMLTYLSLTAGGPPPPRVGDTLMAVQGPGTVTLTWTDIPEANFYRVYSSTTPGPADFTNLQAVVSSGAVGATLSLPPEPLVFFQVTGCVTCGAEGPQK
- a CDS encoding DUF1579 domain-containing protein, which encodes MRPMVIRFAAGAILAAALVSAPARAQEKEGQAPPAPSQEMQAMMEAYAKAAQPGPGHAFLAQLVGTFKATVKSWMGPGEPEVSEGISENTMIFGGRYLHQKFTGSVMGQTFEGLGLTGFDNTFQKFTGLWIDSMSTGMMTSEASLDATGKVLNSVETYPDPLTGKVKRTRSVLKIVDADTHVMEMYDVGPDGKEFRMMEITYRRK
- a CDS encoding AF1514 family protein, with the protein product MRTMRIETGEPAADFDLARRLAGSVAQSLLGECTCLSWRDRNSGRESPSNASDCHGSCEVPGYVEYAVTRGASLRVQVDGETFDFLFRALGEFASGTGE
- a CDS encoding cytochrome c3 family protein is translated as MKALRFAWLIGLVAAVLAARFSAAQEKAPSLEDCAACHEEVTQAFAGTAHGAAMAARSPEVLASACAACHRPTPAHLEEPSAENVRRVPGPSACLTCHGDRLGSVALATPGHERTGIACSDCHAAGHMKPAAAEPLLSASPRELCASCHRAEAAAFRLPYAHREGPGAMDCTACHDVHGLSARGRLTQGQDGGVCLDCHSEKAGPFVFPHPPQRLSACLSCHTPHGSANPRLLLRRQAADLCLECHTRVPSFHNLARPRYRNCLNCHTAVHGSNRSAVLFDE